The following coding sequences lie in one Cherax quadricarinatus isolate ZL_2023a chromosome 8, ASM3850222v1, whole genome shotgun sequence genomic window:
- the LOC138852389 gene encoding hypoxia-inducible factor 1-alpha inhibitor-like yields the protein MSNSSSSRQWDDTHIRKYFFPTQPIPRLSCHDPRALQLIAQEKPVVLTDTKLCETALKWDLDYLEENLGTELYMVFLSKNHKFKYYDEAKIKPCKISFIPPIRRVDMTFSEFVKKLREWKPGDERAYLQQGLNNTVGQGIVMDFLQFNWQWLNVQQKRHNWGPLTSNLLLVGMEVCYEI from the exons atgagtaacagcagcagcagcaggcagtgggATGACACTCacattagaaagtatttcttcccTACCCAACCCATACCCCGGCTCTCATGCCATGACCCAAGAGCACTCCAACTTATTGCCCAAGAG AAACCAGTTGTCCTGACAGACACCAAGCTCTGCGAAACAGCCTTAAAATGGGACTTAGATTATTTAGAAGAAAACTTGGGCACTGAGCTCTATATGGTATTTCTTTCTAAAAATCATAAGTTTAAGTATTATGATGAAGCTAAGATTAAACCATGCAAAATAAGTTTTATTCCACCAATTAGAAGAGTAGACATGACATTCTCAGAATTTGTAAAAAAACTTCGAGAGTGGAAGCCTGGAGATGAAAG AGCATACCTGCAACAGGGTCTCAACAATACAGTTGGGCAAGGGATCGTGATGGATTTCTTACAGTTTAATTGGCAGTGGCTTAATGTTCAACAGAAGAGACACAACTGGGGTCCCCTCACATCAAACCTTCTACTTGTTGGAATGGAAG TGTGTTATGAAATATGA